From a single Planococcus shenhongbingii genomic region:
- a CDS encoding ABC transporter permease subunit encodes MEASTYIKRTADGRISIKSGSPSEKLIAWTIAALAALTVLAFLFFDYTGLDLAKAIPETIYNLKTMFLEPALTHFTWGEAFYQVGITLGLAFLSTILGAGIAFFLALMAATNLSKAWVSKSVRIVVAFIRAVPTVLWVLIFAIAAGLGSEAAVLGMLFHSIAYLVKAFSEAFEEVDKGIIEALRATGANWWHIVVHAVLPSTFTYLLSWTFLRFEINFSVAVAMGAAAGAGGIGFELFMASGFYFDLREVGMITYMILIFAIVLEIISTRLKGRYFPAAAKN; translated from the coding sequence ATGGAAGCAAGCACATACATAAAACGAACAGCGGATGGCCGAATTTCCATCAAATCCGGCAGCCCTTCAGAAAAGCTGATTGCCTGGACAATAGCAGCACTCGCAGCTTTAACGGTTTTGGCTTTTTTGTTCTTTGACTATACGGGCCTGGATTTGGCAAAAGCGATCCCGGAAACGATCTATAACTTAAAAACGATGTTCCTTGAACCCGCACTCACCCATTTCACATGGGGAGAGGCATTCTATCAAGTCGGCATCACGCTGGGCCTCGCCTTTTTGTCCACCATCCTGGGAGCGGGAATCGCTTTTTTCCTGGCTTTGATGGCGGCTACGAACTTATCGAAAGCCTGGGTTTCAAAATCGGTGCGAATTGTGGTGGCGTTTATCCGGGCAGTGCCGACAGTCCTATGGGTGCTGATTTTTGCCATTGCCGCAGGACTTGGCAGTGAAGCGGCAGTGCTCGGTATGCTGTTCCATTCCATCGCTTACTTGGTAAAAGCCTTTTCGGAAGCTTTTGAAGAAGTGGACAAAGGCATTATCGAAGCACTTCGAGCAACGGGTGCTAACTGGTGGCATATTGTCGTGCACGCTGTTCTGCCTTCGACTTTTACTTATCTATTGTCCTGGACTTTCCTTCGCTTTGAAATCAACTTTTCAGTCGCTGTGGCAATGGGGGCCGCCGCAGGAGCAGGGGGAATTGGTTTTGAATTGTTCATGGCATCAGGGTTTTATTTTGACTTGCGTGAAGTCGGAATGATTACGTATATGATCCTCATTTTCGCGATTGTCCTGGAAATCATCTCCACCCGCCTAAAGGGCCGATATTTTCCTGCAGCTGCAAAAAACTGA
- the phnE gene encoding phosphonate ABC transporter, permease protein PhnE, whose translation MNEKHMKTSRKGQTILFILLIIGMTIASSAITGFNIVHGIATLPEALGWIFSNLFITQESLERLPTILDKLIETILMSVAATTTGTIVAFFLGLMGSKSTGTNKAIGVFARFVASVSRNIPVVAWALILLLSFGQNSVTGYLALFVGSVGFLTRAFIESIDETSQSAVEALRATGATYFQIVFKAVLPQCLPQMISWILFMIETNIRNATLVGILTGTGIGYTFDLYYKTLNYNAVALVTFSIVLAVILIELISNHIRKVIL comes from the coding sequence GTGAATGAAAAACATATGAAAACCAGCCGGAAAGGGCAGACCATTCTTTTTATCCTGTTGATCATCGGAATGACCATTGCTTCTTCCGCAATCACCGGCTTTAATATCGTTCACGGCATTGCGACCTTGCCTGAAGCATTGGGCTGGATTTTCTCCAATCTATTTATTACACAGGAATCACTGGAACGATTGCCGACAATTTTAGACAAACTGATTGAAACCATTCTGATGTCTGTAGCTGCAACGACAACAGGAACCATTGTCGCGTTTTTCTTAGGGCTGATGGGCTCTAAGAGCACGGGAACGAACAAAGCCATCGGCGTATTTGCACGTTTCGTCGCTTCTGTCTCACGGAATATTCCGGTAGTTGCTTGGGCTTTAATTTTGCTGTTGTCCTTTGGGCAAAACTCGGTTACCGGGTACTTGGCATTGTTTGTGGGATCGGTTGGATTTCTGACACGGGCGTTCATCGAATCGATTGATGAGACCAGCCAAAGTGCAGTAGAAGCGCTGCGGGCAACGGGAGCTACTTACTTCCAGATTGTTTTTAAAGCCGTGCTTCCTCAATGTTTGCCCCAGATGATCAGCTGGATTTTGTTCATGATTGAAACCAATATCCGGAATGCGACGCTGGTAGGGATTTTAACAGGCACCGGCATCGGTTATACGTTCGATCTGTACTATAAAACGCTCAACTACAATGCGGTTGCCCTTGTTACTTTCAGCATTGTGCTGGCAGTCATCTTGATTGAACTGATATCAAACCATATCCGGAAGGTGATTCTGTAA
- a CDS encoding aspartate/glutamate racemase family protein, translating to MRKLGLIGGTGPESTVDYYQAIIAKYQEKTGNNEELPEFLINSINMYKIFELLEKGKTEDLTDYLALAVLALEKAGAEYAVLTANTAHIVFEEVQKEVGIPLISIVEETARTADKMKLEKIGLLGTKFTMENDFFPQIFAAAQKEIVVPNQQEQDFIHEKIVEELEKGIVEPETKDAFLKIVSRMAEQNGIQGVILGCTELPMLIKPEDSAIPQMNTTEIHVEAIVEAMLRE from the coding sequence ATGCGAAAATTAGGCCTTATTGGAGGGACAGGTCCGGAATCGACTGTCGATTATTATCAGGCGATTATCGCCAAGTATCAGGAAAAGACAGGGAATAATGAAGAACTGCCCGAATTCCTGATCAATAGCATCAATATGTATAAAATTTTTGAGCTGCTGGAAAAAGGGAAGACAGAAGATCTCACCGATTATTTGGCATTGGCTGTGCTAGCCCTCGAAAAAGCGGGAGCTGAGTACGCGGTATTGACCGCTAATACGGCACATATCGTATTTGAGGAAGTGCAGAAAGAAGTCGGGATTCCGCTAATCAGCATTGTAGAAGAAACAGCCCGTACCGCTGACAAAATGAAGTTGGAGAAAATTGGTCTGCTGGGCACTAAATTCACGATGGAAAATGATTTTTTTCCGCAAATATTTGCTGCTGCCCAAAAAGAAATCGTGGTGCCGAATCAGCAGGAGCAGGATTTCATTCATGAGAAAATCGTAGAAGAACTGGAAAAAGGAATCGTTGAACCTGAAACGAAAGACGCGTTTCTAAAAATTGTGTCCAGGATGGCAGAGCAGAACGGTATCCAGGGAGTCATACTCGGCTGCACGGAACTGCCGATGCTGATCAAACCGGAAGATTCGGCTATTCCGCAGATGAATACAACAGAAATCCATGTGGAAGCGATTGTCGAAGCGATGCTGAGAGAATAA